The following coding sequences lie in one Capsicum annuum cultivar UCD-10X-F1 chromosome 5, UCD10Xv1.1, whole genome shotgun sequence genomic window:
- the LOC107871228 gene encoding kirola, giving the protein MGLRGKLVAHLEVKCGGELFHDHFNSKPHHIPNISDKINHFEVHEGELGSVGTLVEWRLHYEGEERVLKQVIDHIDEEKKRITFKFIGGYFMELYKELSTTLDVEENWISWTFEYEKQNEDVPEPITLLGIAIDLMKDIDSHHHNK; this is encoded by the exons ATGGGTTTGAGGGGTAAATTAGTTGCTCATTTGGAGGTCAAGTGTGGTGGAGAATTATTTCATGATCACTTCAACTCTAAACCTCACCATATCCCTAATATAAGTGATAAGATAAACCATTTTGAGGTTCATGAAGGTGAATTAGGAAGTGTTGGTACTCTTGTTGAATGGAGATTACACTATG AGGGGGAAGAGAGGGTGTTGAAGCAAGTTATTGATCACATAgacgaagaaaagaaaagaatcacCTTCAAATTTATTGGAGGATATTTTATGGAATTATACAAGGAACTTAGTACTACTTTGGATGTTGAAGAGAATTGGATATCATGGACATTTGAGTATGAGAAGCAAAATGAAGATGTCCCAGAGCCCATCACACTTTTGGGAATTGCCATTGATCTCATGAAAGACATTGATTCACACCATCACAACAAATGA